Proteins from a single region of Haloterrigena alkaliphila:
- a CDS encoding MutS-related protein, with protein MDLETIPGVGEKTARALEALDDPERALRRGDVATIATAPGITQGRAARIARGAIRQEHDDPGGFLATDRAREVYRDVLALLKERTVTDYAAQRLETIYPSPRRSRIEEVQAFADEALEREYDDDVLEALEGLEPLRNPGDVHVRERCLATTDAERYSEAKEAIPELSVEIVEDAQGLAELARGYSTVIALDESFAGVTLEGDVQVEPDALETPAEVVPERPLAFFARNRDRLQAAVEVHQAAGLEPACDLDALEDGLSRLDEDGTVAGDDELDRLTTAVDDLDAAASAAESVANDRLREAIREQDVTIEGSDLLSLVERGAGVDSLLSRELADEYAAAVEAARDHLADALDLDQGESEIARRAFSDEPTFPVERDEAVVSRLREEMTAAKERRAGRLKRELAAELADQREGARELVRDALELDVELAVARFAREFECTMPEFVESEAPRASEGELDDAADSAGFAIDGGQSPLLDEPLEAIDPVDYEVAGVALLSGVNSGGKTSTLDLVASVVVLAHMGLPVPAERVRLQRFDDLHYHAKTQGTLDAGAFESTVREFADLAQGGEGSLVLVDELESITEPGASAKIIAGILEALSENGATGVFVSHLAGEIREMADYDVTVDGIEAVGLVDGELEVNRSPVKDHLARSTPELIVEKLAGEARDEAVAANGGAPEGDPEPVFYDRLLEKFE; from the coding sequence ATGGACCTCGAGACGATCCCGGGCGTGGGCGAAAAGACCGCCCGGGCGCTGGAAGCGCTCGACGACCCCGAGCGCGCGCTACGGCGAGGCGACGTCGCGACGATCGCGACGGCACCGGGGATCACCCAGGGGCGGGCAGCCCGCATCGCGCGCGGCGCGATCCGCCAGGAACACGACGACCCCGGCGGCTTCCTCGCGACCGACCGCGCCCGCGAGGTCTACCGGGACGTCCTCGCGCTGCTCAAAGAGCGGACGGTCACCGACTACGCCGCCCAGCGACTCGAGACGATCTACCCGAGTCCGCGCCGCTCGCGCATCGAGGAAGTGCAGGCCTTCGCCGACGAGGCGCTCGAGCGCGAGTACGACGACGACGTGCTCGAGGCCCTCGAGGGGCTCGAACCCCTCCGGAACCCGGGCGACGTCCACGTGCGCGAGCGCTGTCTGGCGACGACGGACGCCGAGCGCTACAGCGAGGCGAAAGAAGCGATCCCGGAACTCTCCGTCGAAATCGTCGAGGACGCGCAGGGACTGGCCGAACTCGCGCGCGGGTACTCCACGGTGATCGCGCTCGACGAATCCTTCGCCGGCGTCACCCTCGAGGGAGACGTGCAGGTCGAGCCCGACGCGCTCGAGACCCCCGCCGAGGTCGTCCCAGAGCGGCCGCTGGCCTTCTTCGCGCGCAATCGGGACCGCCTGCAGGCGGCCGTCGAGGTCCATCAGGCCGCGGGATTAGAGCCCGCTTGCGACCTCGACGCGCTCGAGGACGGCCTCTCGCGGCTCGACGAGGACGGCACCGTCGCGGGCGACGACGAACTCGACCGGCTGACGACGGCGGTCGACGACCTCGATGCGGCGGCGAGCGCGGCCGAGAGCGTCGCGAACGACCGCTTGCGGGAGGCGATCCGCGAGCAGGACGTCACCATCGAGGGCTCGGATCTGCTCTCGCTGGTCGAACGCGGCGCGGGCGTCGACTCCCTCCTGTCCCGCGAACTGGCCGACGAGTACGCCGCGGCCGTCGAGGCCGCGCGGGATCACCTCGCCGACGCGCTCGACCTCGATCAGGGGGAGAGCGAGATCGCCCGGCGGGCGTTCAGCGACGAACCGACGTTCCCGGTCGAACGCGACGAGGCGGTCGTCTCCCGGCTGCGCGAGGAGATGACGGCAGCGAAGGAACGCCGCGCCGGCCGGCTCAAACGCGAACTCGCGGCGGAGCTGGCCGACCAGCGCGAGGGGGCCCGAGAGCTGGTGCGGGACGCCCTCGAGTTGGACGTCGAACTCGCCGTCGCCCGCTTCGCCCGAGAGTTCGAGTGTACGATGCCGGAGTTCGTGGAGAGCGAGGCGCCACGCGCCTCGGAAGGCGAACTCGACGACGCGGCCGATTCCGCCGGCTTCGCCATCGACGGCGGCCAGTCGCCGCTGCTGGACGAACCGCTCGAGGCCATCGACCCCGTCGACTACGAGGTCGCGGGGGTGGCGCTACTCTCGGGGGTGAACAGCGGCGGAAAAACCTCGACGCTGGATCTGGTCGCCAGCGTCGTCGTGCTGGCCCACATGGGCCTGCCCGTTCCCGCCGAGCGCGTGCGCTTACAGCGGTTCGACGACCTCCACTACCACGCCAAGACCCAGGGGACGCTCGACGCGGGCGCCTTCGAGTCGACGGTGCGGGAGTTCGCCGACCTCGCGCAGGGCGGCGAGGGCTCGCTCGTGCTGGTCGACGAACTCGAGAGCATCACCGAACCCGGGGCCTCCGCGAAGATCATCGCCGGCATCCTCGAGGCGCTCTCGGAGAACGGCGCGACGGGCGTCTTCGTTTCCCACCTCGCAGGCGAGATCCGCGAGATGGCCGACTACGACGTGACCGTCGACGGTATCGAAGCCGTCGGCCTCGTGGACGGCGAACTCGAGGTGAACCGCTCGCCCGTCAAGGACCACCTCGCCCGATCGACGCCCGAACTGATCGTCGAGAAACTGGCCGGCGAGGCCCGGGACGAGGCGGTGGCGGCCAACGGTGGCGCACCCGAGGGCGACCCGGAACCCGTCTTCTACGACCGCCTGCTCGAGAAGTTCGAGTGA